One part of the Flavobacterium johnsoniae UW101 genome encodes these proteins:
- a CDS encoding serine hydrolase yields MKKVNSFLVSVICICFSSATAFAQLTSQQIDVLMESALTKFKVAGASIAVVKDGKIIHLKGYGVGSVETKKAVNENTNFQIASNSKAFTTAALSILEDEGKIKWTDKVRDYLPEFKMYNDYVTENFNIQDLLTHRSGLGLGVGDLMFFPDGSNFTIKDVLTSFQYFKPVSAFRTKFDYDNLLYIVAGEVIARVSGMSYEEFVQKRIITPLQMNNTFVGSRLIKDKSNFAVSHSSESGTIKTIDGFGDQMNAAAGGIFSNASDMAKWMIVRLNKGQYGEDPKTTLFSLKNHKEMWRIHTVQESDENSRYNFHFNGYGLGWQVSDEKGNLKVSHTGGLPGMLSIVTMYPDLNLGIVVLTNTENGGAGLFSAVSNTISDSYLGLDDFGWTDKLVEWMKEDRNTGDDVTKKVWEKVKLSKNVKIKNEDFIGVYADKWFGEIEVFEKNKQLWFKSYRSPKLNGPMAFYNANTFAVKWEYQAMNCDALAMFSLDENGKAQSIKMKGISPNIDFSFDFQDLDLIRVK; encoded by the coding sequence ATGAAAAAAGTAAATAGTTTTTTAGTTTCAGTGATCTGCATTTGTTTTTCATCTGCAACGGCATTTGCTCAATTAACATCGCAGCAAATTGATGTTTTGATGGAATCTGCCCTGACAAAGTTTAAAGTGGCAGGCGCATCAATTGCTGTTGTTAAAGATGGAAAAATAATTCACTTAAAAGGATATGGAGTTGGTTCTGTAGAAACAAAAAAAGCAGTAAATGAAAATACTAATTTTCAAATTGCCTCAAACAGTAAAGCATTTACCACGGCAGCGCTTTCTATTTTAGAAGATGAAGGAAAAATAAAATGGACCGATAAAGTAAGAGATTATCTTCCGGAGTTTAAAATGTATAACGATTATGTAACCGAAAATTTCAACATACAGGATTTATTGACTCATCGCAGCGGACTAGGTTTAGGAGTGGGTGATTTGATGTTTTTTCCCGATGGTTCTAATTTTACCATTAAAGATGTCTTGACGAGTTTTCAGTATTTTAAACCCGTTTCGGCTTTTAGAACCAAATTTGATTATGATAATTTGCTTTATATCGTAGCAGGAGAAGTAATTGCAAGGGTAAGCGGTATGAGTTACGAAGAATTTGTGCAAAAAAGAATCATTACTCCTTTGCAAATGAATAATACGTTTGTGGGAAGCCGTTTGATAAAAGACAAATCTAATTTTGCGGTTTCACATTCATCTGAATCTGGAACGATAAAAACAATTGACGGTTTTGGAGATCAAATGAATGCGGCTGCGGGCGGTATATTTTCTAATGCTTCAGATATGGCAAAATGGATGATTGTTCGTTTGAATAAAGGCCAATATGGAGAAGACCCAAAAACAACACTTTTTTCTTTAAAAAACCATAAAGAAATGTGGAGAATCCACACGGTTCAGGAATCAGATGAAAACTCAAGATATAATTTTCATTTTAACGGCTATGGTTTGGGCTGGCAAGTATCAGATGAAAAAGGAAATTTAAAAGTATCGCATACCGGAGGTCTGCCGGGAATGCTTTCTATTGTAACCATGTATCCGGATCTCAATTTAGGGATTGTAGTTTTAACCAATACCGAAAATGGCGGAGCAGGACTTTTTTCAGCAGTTTCAAATACGATTTCAGACAGTTATTTAGGTTTAGACGATTTTGGCTGGACTGATAAATTAGTAGAATGGATGAAAGAGGATAGAAATACGGGTGACGATGTAACCAAAAAAGTCTGGGAAAAAGTTAAGCTGTCAAAAAATGTAAAAATAAAAAACGAAGACTTTATAGGTGTTTATGCAGACAAATGGTTTGGCGAAATTGAAGTATTTGAAAAGAACAAACAATTATGGTTTAAATCCTATCGTTCGCCTAAATTAAACGGTCCGATGGCTTTTTATAATGCGAATACATTTGCTGTAAAATGGGAATATCAAGCTATGAATTGCGATGCATTAGCCATGTTTTCTCTGGATGAAAACGGCAAAGCTCAATCTATTAAAATGAAAGGCATTTCTCCAAACATTGATTTTAGTTTTGACTTTCAGGATTTGGATTTAATAAGAGTTAAATAA
- a CDS encoding sensor histidine kinase has translation MFKTLQTYKLLFFRLLAIIAAIEISIYFFKINLFFTGIFGFFIVFLLIREMYFYVRNFVLIYNKTIASILQDDFSSDFKKHKENSNYNDLFQLYDTLKNRQNEQISKDIIYRSILNNIETGIIILQKHDNDWDIFLMNDYFSSHFNVPKVSKWKYLKNQLPSLCEIIEVDDFHEIKTSVEISINEQNNQTFVLQASRTEIFERDYYIVLLDSIQNVVEKKEKDAWVNLMKVISHELLNSITPIRSICQNLQDLVEQDSLSAEDLEDIKNSVETMLRRSDHLQKFVEGYRKLAMLPSPKKEKTELKDLIDNCLQIMNPLFKKDGIEVENLISLKRLINVDAQQTEQVIINLLTNSINALKNTSKKQILISAEAKENRIFIKITDNGNGIEKEIENKIFLPFFTTRNEGAGIGLTLSKNIIEAHGGYISFKTENEKTVFEICLVEG, from the coding sequence ATGTTTAAAACGCTGCAAACCTATAAACTGCTTTTTTTTCGATTACTGGCTATTATTGCAGCGATCGAAATTTCGATTTATTTCTTTAAAATCAATTTGTTTTTTACGGGCATATTTGGCTTTTTTATTGTTTTTCTTCTCATTCGCGAAATGTATTTTTATGTTCGAAATTTTGTTTTAATTTACAATAAAACTATTGCTTCGATACTTCAGGATGATTTTTCATCAGATTTTAAAAAGCATAAAGAGAATAGTAATTACAATGACTTGTTTCAATTGTACGATACTTTGAAGAACAGGCAGAACGAACAAATTTCAAAAGATATTATTTACCGTTCTATTTTAAACAACATCGAAACCGGAATTATCATTTTACAAAAACACGATAATGATTGGGATATATTTTTGATGAACGATTATTTTTCTTCTCATTTTAATGTGCCCAAAGTTTCAAAATGGAAATATCTTAAAAATCAGCTGCCATCACTTTGTGAAATTATTGAAGTTGATGATTTTCATGAAATAAAAACATCTGTAGAAATCAGCATCAACGAACAAAATAACCAGACTTTTGTTTTGCAGGCTTCAAGAACCGAGATTTTTGAACGCGATTATTATATCGTTTTGTTAGATTCGATCCAGAATGTTGTCGAGAAAAAAGAAAAGGATGCCTGGGTAAATTTGATGAAAGTAATTTCGCATGAGCTTTTAAATTCTATAACGCCCATTCGTTCTATTTGCCAAAACCTGCAGGATTTGGTAGAACAGGATTCACTTTCGGCAGAAGATCTGGAAGATATTAAAAACAGTGTCGAAACCATGTTAAGGCGAAGTGACCATTTACAGAAATTTGTCGAAGGTTATCGAAAACTGGCGATGCTTCCTTCTCCTAAAAAAGAAAAAACAGAATTAAAGGATTTGATTGATAATTGTCTTCAAATCATGAATCCGTTGTTTAAAAAAGACGGCATTGAAGTAGAGAATTTAATCTCTTTAAAACGCCTGATAAATGTTGATGCGCAGCAAACTGAACAAGTCATCATTAACCTTTTGACAAACTCGATAAACGCCTTAAAAAATACCAGCAAGAAACAGATTTTAATTTCGGCGGAAGCCAAAGAAAACAGAATCTTCATTAAAATAACCGATAACGGAAATGGAATAGAAAAAGAAATTGAAAATAAAATTTTCCTGCCTTTTTTTACCACCCGAAATGAAGGCGCCGGAATTGGTTTAACACTTTCCAAAAACATCATAGAAGCGCACGGTGGTTATATTTCTTTTAAAACCGAGAATGAAAAAACGGTTTTTGAGATTTGTTTGGTTGAAGGATAA
- a CDS encoding sigma-54-dependent transcriptional regulator encodes MKKTNASILIIDDQEDILFASKVYLKKYFENIHTLNNPKKIVELLSQNSIDVVLLDMNYRIGFEDGREGLYLLKEIKTLSPKTVVILMTAFGKVETAVEGLKAGAFDYILKPWENKKLLESVKQAVDKSRKEQKKNKEIENENDFFVGTSEIIKKAYSLADKVAKTDANVLILGENGTGKFVLAHHIYSQSERKNNPFIAVDLGSLNSNIFESELFGYAKGAFTDAKIDTPGRFEMAQNGTIFLDEIGNVPLHLQSKLLQVIQTKTVTRLGETKARPLNVRIITATNLNLKLEVADKNFREDLYYRINTMEIVLPPLRERNEDKIPLAEYLLEKMRDKYGRGEITFDKKVLEQIENHAWNGNIREMENKIERAVILCENNKITVSDLDLEIITPYDENPDDIQLSTVEKAAIEKALLKHNNNISKTAEELGLSRGSLYRRLEKYNININ; translated from the coding sequence ATGAAAAAAACAAACGCTTCAATTTTAATCATCGACGATCAGGAAGATATTCTTTTTGCCTCAAAAGTATATCTGAAAAAGTATTTTGAGAACATTCATACCTTAAATAATCCGAAAAAAATAGTCGAATTACTATCTCAAAACAGCATTGATGTTGTTTTGCTCGACATGAATTACAGGATAGGTTTTGAAGATGGAAGGGAAGGACTCTATTTATTAAAAGAAATAAAAACGCTTTCGCCAAAAACAGTTGTAATTTTAATGACAGCTTTTGGAAAAGTAGAAACCGCAGTTGAAGGATTAAAAGCGGGCGCTTTTGATTATATCTTAAAGCCCTGGGAAAACAAAAAACTATTAGAATCTGTAAAGCAGGCGGTAGACAAATCCCGTAAAGAACAAAAAAAGAACAAAGAGATTGAAAACGAAAACGACTTTTTTGTTGGAACTTCTGAAATTATAAAAAAAGCCTATTCACTTGCCGATAAAGTTGCCAAAACCGATGCAAATGTTTTGATTTTGGGAGAAAACGGAACTGGGAAATTTGTTTTGGCGCATCATATTTACAGTCAGTCCGAAAGAAAAAACAATCCGTTTATTGCCGTCGATTTGGGTTCTTTGAATTCGAATATTTTCGAAAGCGAATTGTTTGGTTATGCTAAAGGCGCTTTTACCGATGCCAAAATAGATACACCGGGACGTTTTGAAATGGCGCAGAACGGCACTATTTTTTTAGATGAAATAGGAAACGTGCCATTGCATTTGCAGTCAAAATTATTACAGGTTATTCAAACCAAAACCGTAACCAGATTAGGAGAAACAAAAGCAAGACCTTTAAATGTGCGAATTATTACGGCGACCAATTTGAATTTGAAACTGGAAGTTGCCGATAAAAATTTTAGAGAAGATTTGTATTACCGAATCAATACAATGGAAATAGTTTTGCCTCCGTTAAGAGAGAGAAACGAAGATAAAATTCCGCTGGCAGAATATCTTCTGGAAAAAATGAGGGATAAATACGGAAGAGGTGAAATTACTTTTGACAAAAAGGTATTAGAACAAATTGAAAATCATGCCTGGAACGGAAATATCCGCGAAATGGAAAATAAAATTGAACGCGCCGTTATTCTTTGCGAAAACAATAAAATCACCGTTTCAGATCTGGATTTAGAAATCATAACGCCTTATGATGAAAACCCGGACGATATTCAGCTTTCGACTGTAGAAAAAGCGGCGATCGAAAAAGCACTGCTTAAACACAATAACAATATCAGTAAAACTGCCGAAGAGCTGGGTTTGTCAAGAGGTTCGTTGTACCGACGTTTAGAGAAATATAATATCAATATTAATTAG
- a CDS encoding ABC transporter ATP-binding protein, translating into MITIKNLSKIFRTEEVETKALSEVSLTINEGDFVSIMGPSGSGKSTLLNIIGLLDSATDGSYTLLDQEMVGLKENLKSKARKKNIGFIFQNFNLIDELSVYDNIELPLLYNKIHAFERKKKVEDIANILGISHRLKHFPQQLSGGQQQRVAVARALINNPKIILADEPTGNLDSKNGNEVMELLTDLHASGSTILMVTHSDYDASFSQRTILMKDGVILSEKLNHKNVDVLVTSKN; encoded by the coding sequence ATGATTACCATCAAAAATCTTTCAAAAATTTTTAGAACAGAAGAAGTAGAAACAAAAGCTTTAAGTGAAGTTTCATTAACCATAAACGAAGGCGATTTTGTATCGATAATGGGGCCGTCGGGAAGCGGGAAATCTACTTTATTAAACATTATAGGACTTTTAGACAGTGCTACTGACGGAAGTTATACCTTACTCGATCAGGAAATGGTTGGACTAAAAGAGAACCTGAAATCAAAAGCCAGAAAAAAGAATATCGGTTTTATATTTCAGAATTTTAATTTAATAGATGAATTATCTGTTTATGACAATATCGAATTGCCATTGCTTTACAATAAAATTCATGCTTTTGAAAGAAAGAAAAAAGTAGAAGATATTGCCAATATATTGGGCATTTCACATCGTTTGAAACATTTTCCGCAGCAGCTTTCAGGAGGTCAGCAGCAGCGTGTTGCGGTTGCAAGAGCTTTAATAAATAATCCTAAAATTATTCTGGCCGATGAGCCTACAGGAAATCTGGATAGTAAAAACGGAAATGAGGTAATGGAATTATTGACAGATCTTCATGCAAGCGGTTCTACAATTTTGATGGTTACGCATTCTGATTATGATGCTTCTTTTTCGCAGAGAACTATTTTAATGAAAGACGGCGTTATTCTTTCAGAGAAATTAAATCACAAAAATGTTGATGTTTTGGTAACTTCTAAAAATTAG
- a CDS encoding ABC transporter permease: MLKNWINIFIYHIKNNKLFTALNVLGLSIGIAGLIFAILYWNDEQSYDQWNPNKDNIFLVANQMDATTYWASSSAPIGPAIKEINPEVASYCYLSGDYDNEIIRFNNKKVQSDKIIAAQKNFFEYFPYSFIEGNSKTALPDINSICLSQDLAAQLFGNETALGKQVVLKGKNLIVTGVYKLDKKSAYNPSCVVNFMDERLKGNAQAWGDFQFVLLLKLKNPSEQKRVTQNLQKIYFENMTSRYAKNQGISPEEFIKKYGEVKPCLESLSSIRLHTKTGGLAEPKGNYQFLLIMVGLSVLILILSIVNYVNSATANAVKRAKEVGVRKIIGASKTAIVKQFIFETAVIALLSILISLVIVELSLPYYNAFLEKSLALQSSQFYLQLVVIFVITVILAGIFPAVYVSNFESLKVLKGNFGRSKSGVWLRNGMLIFQFAVAAFFIVGSYVVYEQIDLMNSKDLGFNGKQILNISYRNIYGEGITNKDRFERYTIIKNQLQHIKGVQQVSSAGFVLGNGARSVISYHYKDLNIDGSNMPIDFGLLEMMKIKIVKGRSFNPEFAQDTISSMLINETALKLLNEKDPIGKKVHWNGLDAIIVGVVKDFNVGNPGEPIPPMSFFHFKTVPWFTANLNNIYITADPKTMQQTIAGIENLWIKKVDPDYPFVYDFVDKQYKRSFSSYVKQKNLFSLLNIIVITIALLGLFALASYSIERRMKEIAIRKTLGAETNVLLKELCKQYILFSVVGFLIALFPAYYLLNKWLENFSYRITISIYPFLIGFTALLILTLLVVLSRAYQATKVDVLKYLKYE, from the coding sequence ATGCTTAAAAACTGGATCAACATATTTATTTATCACATCAAAAACAATAAGCTTTTTACAGCTTTAAATGTTTTAGGTTTGAGTATTGGAATCGCAGGTTTAATTTTTGCGATTTTATATTGGAACGACGAACAAAGTTACGATCAATGGAACCCTAATAAAGACAATATCTTTTTAGTCGCCAACCAAATGGACGCGACTACATACTGGGCATCAAGTTCGGCACCAATAGGACCTGCCATAAAAGAGATAAATCCTGAAGTAGCATCTTACTGCTATTTGAGTGGTGATTACGACAATGAAATCATTCGTTTTAATAACAAAAAAGTACAGTCAGATAAAATAATTGCAGCGCAAAAAAATTTCTTTGAGTATTTCCCTTATTCATTTATCGAAGGAAATTCAAAAACCGCATTACCAGATATAAACAGTATTTGTTTATCTCAAGATTTGGCGGCTCAGCTTTTTGGAAACGAAACTGCTTTGGGAAAACAAGTTGTGCTGAAAGGTAAAAACCTAATCGTAACAGGTGTTTACAAACTCGATAAAAAATCAGCTTATAACCCGTCCTGCGTGGTTAACTTTATGGATGAACGATTAAAAGGAAACGCTCAGGCCTGGGGTGATTTTCAATTTGTGCTGTTATTAAAACTAAAAAATCCGAGTGAGCAAAAACGAGTGACTCAAAATCTTCAAAAAATATATTTTGAGAATATGACATCTCGTTATGCTAAAAATCAAGGTATTTCACCAGAAGAATTTATTAAGAAATATGGCGAAGTAAAACCATGTTTAGAATCGTTGTCGTCTATTCGCCTTCATACCAAAACCGGCGGTTTGGCAGAACCTAAAGGTAATTATCAATTTCTGCTTATCATGGTTGGGTTATCGGTTTTAATTCTAATCTTATCAATTGTAAATTATGTCAATTCGGCTACGGCAAATGCTGTAAAAAGAGCCAAAGAAGTTGGAGTGCGCAAAATTATCGGCGCTTCAAAAACAGCTATTGTCAAACAATTTATTTTTGAAACCGCAGTAATCGCTTTGCTTTCCATTTTAATATCGCTAGTTATTGTAGAACTTTCTCTGCCTTATTACAATGCTTTTTTAGAAAAATCTCTTGCATTGCAAAGCAGTCAGTTTTATTTACAGCTTGTCGTTATATTCGTTATTACTGTAATACTGGCAGGGATATTTCCGGCTGTTTATGTTTCTAATTTTGAATCGCTAAAAGTATTGAAGGGGAATTTTGGCAGAAGCAAAAGCGGTGTCTGGCTTAGAAACGGTATGCTTATTTTTCAATTTGCAGTAGCTGCCTTCTTTATTGTTGGATCTTATGTTGTATACGAACAAATAGATCTTATGAACTCGAAAGATTTGGGTTTTAACGGCAAACAGATTCTTAATATTTCATACCGAAATATCTATGGCGAAGGAATAACTAATAAAGACCGTTTTGAACGATACACTATTATTAAAAACCAATTGCAGCATATAAAAGGAGTTCAGCAGGTTTCGAGCGCTGGTTTTGTTTTAGGAAATGGAGCAAGATCTGTAATTTCTTATCACTATAAAGATCTAAATATTGACGGCAGTAATATGCCAATCGATTTTGGACTGCTGGAAATGATGAAAATTAAAATTGTAAAAGGACGTTCTTTCAATCCAGAATTTGCTCAGGATACCATTTCTTCAATGTTAATTAATGAAACAGCTCTAAAATTATTAAATGAAAAAGATCCGATAGGCAAAAAAGTACACTGGAACGGACTAGATGCCATTATTGTTGGAGTTGTAAAAGATTTTAATGTAGGTAACCCTGGAGAACCAATTCCTCCAATGTCATTTTTTCATTTTAAAACTGTGCCTTGGTTTACAGCAAACTTAAATAATATTTACATCACTGCCGATCCTAAAACTATGCAGCAAACTATAGCTGGTATAGAAAATCTTTGGATCAAAAAAGTAGATCCGGATTATCCATTTGTATACGATTTTGTTGATAAACAATACAAAAGATCATTCAGCAGTTATGTAAAACAAAAAAATCTTTTTTCTTTATTGAATATCATTGTTATCACAATTGCGCTTTTAGGATTATTTGCTCTTGCATCTTATTCTATAGAAAGACGAATGAAAGAAATCGCAATTCGAAAAACACTGGGTGCAGAAACCAATGTATTACTAAAGGAACTCTGTAAACAATATATTCTTTTTAGCGTAGTTGGTTTTTTAATTGCTTTATTTCCCGCTTATTATCTGCTAAATAAATGGCTTGAAAATTTCTCGTACAGAATTACCATTTCTATTTATCCGTTTTTAATTGGATTTACAGCTTTGTTGATTTTGACTTTATTGGTAGTTCTTTCCAGAGCGTATCAGGCAACTAAAGTTGATGTTTTGAAATATCTTAAATATGAATAA
- a CDS encoding ABC transporter permease, giving the protein MILNYINIFIYQLKHNKLFSTLNILGLSIGIAGLIFALLYWNDEHSYNKWNPEKDNVYQVLVQLSDMPAVAENSVRLKAYLENDPNVENIVYADNWYKKDKITYKGKKETVNKIINVESDFFSIFPFKIIHGNAASALKDGSSIAISEDISKRVFGNENPIGKQINCLSAMFTVRAVYRVPDNSSIMPNVVVNNMKDLVDINKNRGLFVLKILLKIKDPSKIDVTKRMLEKVYYDEIIVKSSKEAGMTPAEMEKKIGHFKIFLEPLSDARLHSIADGYPEGRGNYQFLWIMAGLSVLILILSIVNYINMATANAIKRAKEVGVRKILGASKKDIVLQFIFETVLICSFSILLALVIVELTLPYYNNFLDKNLMIIGSQFYLQLILIFILTILTAGIFPALYVSNFETIKVLKGNFERSKNGIWLRNGMLIFQFAIAAFFIIGSNIVYEQIQYLTNKDLGFKGSQVLAVSLNFPPSYYEGDEIGKKIFSRYTAIKEELSKIKGVDKVSTGLVSFDGNDTSLAPIWYKDELFKQKAIGLDYGMLDLMKIKIIKGRDFDKKIASDTTSSVLINETALKLMNIKDPINTEIRIGNQPMKIIGIVKDFNLLSPESAVLPMTFYHIKSLDMAGEINTVYIKLKSDNIQNTISSIEDFWKTKVDTEYPFQYDFVDKQYARTYETYTKQKNLFSLLNIVVILIALFGLFSLASYSIQRRMKEIAIRKTLGAETNTLLKELSKQYVFYCIIGFLTALFPVYYFLKKWLDNFAFRIEISVFPFILGFTILMVLTLLIVLSRAYAAAKTDVLKYLKYE; this is encoded by the coding sequence ATGATACTAAACTATATCAATATATTTATTTACCAGTTAAAACACAATAAACTATTTTCTACATTAAATATTTTAGGATTATCAATAGGAATTGCAGGGCTTATTTTTGCCCTGCTCTATTGGAACGACGAACATAGTTACAATAAATGGAATCCTGAAAAAGATAATGTTTATCAGGTTTTGGTTCAATTAAGTGATATGCCCGCCGTGGCTGAAAATTCAGTTCGGTTAAAAGCATATTTAGAAAATGATCCTAATGTTGAAAATATTGTTTATGCTGATAATTGGTATAAAAAAGACAAAATCACTTATAAAGGAAAAAAAGAGACGGTAAATAAAATTATCAATGTCGAAAGTGATTTCTTTTCTATTTTTCCTTTTAAAATAATTCATGGCAATGCCGCTTCAGCACTAAAAGATGGTTCGAGTATTGCAATTTCTGAAGACATTTCAAAAAGAGTATTTGGTAATGAAAACCCAATTGGAAAACAAATCAATTGCCTTTCTGCGATGTTTACAGTTCGTGCTGTTTATCGAGTTCCTGATAATTCTTCAATTATGCCTAACGTGGTTGTCAATAACATGAAGGATTTAGTTGATATTAATAAAAACCGAGGTCTTTTTGTTTTAAAAATTCTTTTAAAAATTAAAGATCCTTCGAAAATTGATGTGACTAAAAGAATGTTAGAAAAGGTTTATTATGATGAAATCATTGTAAAAAGTTCAAAAGAAGCGGGAATGACACCTGCCGAAATGGAAAAAAAGATTGGTCATTTTAAAATTTTTCTAGAGCCGCTTTCTGATGCAAGACTACATTCTATCGCTGACGGCTATCCAGAAGGAAGGGGAAATTACCAGTTTCTATGGATAATGGCAGGATTATCTGTCCTTATTCTTATTTTATCAATAGTGAATTACATTAACATGGCAACCGCAAATGCCATTAAACGAGCCAAAGAAGTTGGAGTTAGAAAAATTCTTGGAGCATCAAAAAAAGATATTGTGCTACAATTTATTTTTGAAACAGTTCTAATTTGCAGTTTCTCTATTTTGCTGGCTTTGGTAATTGTAGAACTTACTCTGCCTTATTACAATAATTTTCTGGATAAGAATTTAATGATCATTGGCAGTCAGTTTTATCTGCAATTGATTCTTATTTTTATTCTCACAATCTTAACCGCTGGTATATTCCCGGCACTTTATGTCTCTAATTTTGAAACTATAAAAGTATTAAAAGGCAATTTTGAAAGAAGTAAAAATGGTATTTGGCTTCGCAACGGAATGTTGATTTTTCAATTTGCAATTGCGGCCTTCTTTATTATTGGCTCCAATATCGTCTATGAACAAATACAATATTTAACTAACAAAGATTTGGGTTTTAAAGGCAGTCAGGTATTAGCCGTTTCATTAAATTTTCCGCCATCTTATTATGAAGGAGATGAAATTGGTAAAAAGATTTTCAGCCGATACACTGCCATCAAAGAAGAACTATCTAAGATAAAAGGTGTTGATAAAGTTTCTACGGGTTTAGTTTCCTTTGACGGAAATGATACTTCTTTAGCGCCAATTTGGTATAAAGACGAACTTTTTAAACAAAAAGCAATTGGATTAGATTATGGAATGCTGGATTTAATGAAAATAAAAATAATAAAAGGAAGAGATTTCGATAAAAAAATAGCTTCTGATACTACGAGTTCTGTTTTAATAAATGAGACAGCCTTAAAACTGATGAATATTAAAGATCCCATTAATACTGAAATTAGAATTGGTAATCAGCCCATGAAAATCATTGGTATTGTTAAGGATTTCAATTTGCTAAGTCCTGAATCTGCCGTTTTGCCAATGACTTTTTATCATATCAAAAGTTTGGATATGGCGGGAGAAATCAATACGGTTTATATAAAATTAAAATCAGATAATATCCAAAATACGATTTCTTCTATTGAGGATTTCTGGAAAACAAAAGTAGATACTGAATATCCTTTTCAATATGATTTTGTAGACAAGCAATATGCAAGAACTTATGAAACTTACACCAAGCAAAAGAATTTGTTTTCACTGCTTAATATTGTAGTAATTCTAATTGCACTATTTGGTTTATTTTCTCTTGCATCATATTCTATACAAAGACGAATGAAAGAAATTGCGATTAGAAAAACACTGGGAGCCGAAACGAATACTTTGCTTAAAGAATTATCTAAACAGTATGTCTTTTACTGCATAATTGGATTTTTAACTGCATTGTTTCCCGTTTATTATTTTCTAAAAAAATGGCTTGACAACTTTGCATTCAGAATTGAGATAAGCGTATTTCCGTTTATTCTTGGGTTTACAATTTTAATGGTTCTGACTTTATTAATTGTGTTGTCAAGAGCTTATGCAGCAGCCAAAACGGATGTTTTGAAATACTTAAAATATGAGTAA
- a CDS encoding SDR family oxidoreductase, whose protein sequence is MKSVLITGANRSIGLEITKQLSKQGLFVYLGSRDLEKGNEIVKELNKDGFQNIKAIQIDVTNPDSILAAKKIVENEQGKLDILINNAGISGGQFPQTASDTSVKDIKNVFETNFFGVISVTQAFLELLKKSDSPRISNITSGLGSLTLHSDASWKYYDFKSAAYGTSKTALNAYTIVLAYELKDLSFKVNAIDPGYTATDFNHYSGPGTVESAASFIIKHTLTDENGPTGQFFSNDIEDETGVSPW, encoded by the coding sequence ATGAAATCAGTATTAATAACAGGAGCAAATAGAAGCATAGGATTAGAAATAACAAAACAGCTTTCAAAACAGGGATTGTTTGTGTATTTAGGAAGCCGCGATCTTGAAAAAGGAAACGAAATTGTAAAAGAATTAAACAAAGATGGTTTTCAAAATATCAAAGCGATTCAAATTGATGTTACCAATCCGGATTCAATTTTAGCAGCAAAAAAGATTGTAGAAAACGAGCAGGGAAAATTAGATATCCTAATCAACAATGCAGGAATAAGCGGCGGCCAGTTTCCTCAAACTGCTTCAGACACCAGTGTTAAAGACATTAAAAATGTATTTGAAACTAACTTTTTTGGTGTTATAAGCGTTACTCAGGCTTTTTTGGAATTACTTAAAAAATCAGACAGTCCGAGAATTAGTAATATAACTTCCGGACTTGGTTCTTTAACTCTGCATAGTGATGCATCATGGAAATATTACGATTTTAAATCAGCGGCTTACGGAACTTCAAAAACAGCATTAAATGCATATACCATTGTACTGGCTTATGAACTAAAAGATTTATCTTTTAAAGTAAATGCAATTGATCCGGGTTACACGGCAACAGACTTCAATCATTATAGCGGTCCCGGAACTGTAGAAAGTGCAGCATCTTTTATTATCAAACATACATTAACTGATGAAAACGGACCAACGGGACAATTTTTCAGTAATGATATTGAAGATGAAACAGGGGTAAGTCCTTGGTAA